Proteins encoded in a region of the Globicephala melas chromosome 1, mGloMel1.2, whole genome shotgun sequence genome:
- the WRAP73 gene encoding WD repeat-containing protein WRAP73 isoform X3, producing the protein MNFSEVFKLSSLLCKFSPDGKYLASCVQYRLVVRDANTLQICQLYTCLDQIQHIEWSADSLFILCALYKRGLVQVWSLEQPEWHCKIDEGSAGLVASCWSPDGRHILNTTEFHLRITVWSLCTKSVSYIKYPKACQQGITFTRDGRYLALAERRDCKDYVSILVCSDWQLLRHFDTDTQDLAGIEWAPNGCVLAAWDSCLEYKILLYSLDGRLLSAFCAYEWSLGIKSVAWSPSSQFLAVGSYDGKVRILNHVTWKMITEFGHPATINNPKIVVYKEAEKSPPLVLGRLTFPPPRAAAGPLSSTESEYAEACRRQSQPQDRHWGAGLQSRQLLPGDEECVPTAVWIWDIQKLRLLAVLEQLSAVRCFQWDPRQARLAICTGAGKVYLWSPAGCVSVQVPGEGDFQVLSVCWHLSGDSLALLSKDHFCLCFLETEQGVGTAFGQRGDHT; encoded by the exons ATGAACTTCTCCGAGGTGTTCAAGCTCTCCAGCCTGCTCTGCAAGTTCTCCCCGGACGGCAAGTATCTG gCTTCCTGCGTCCAGTACCGGTTAGTGGTCCGGGATGCCAACACCCTCCAGATCTGCCAGCTGTACACGTGCCTGGACCAGATCCAGCACATCGAGTGGTCGGCCGACTCGCTCTTCATCCTGTGTGCCCTCTACAAGCGGGGGCTGGTGCAG GTGTGGTCTTTGGAGCAGCCAGAGTGGCACTGCAAAATAGACGAGGGCTCGGCAGGGCTGGTGGCTTCCTGCTGGAGCCCCGATGGGCGCCACATCCTCAACACGACGGAATTCCAC CTGCGGATAACTGTCTGGTCCTTGTGCACAAAGTCCGTGTCCTACATCAAGTACCCTAAGGCTTGTCAGCAGG GAATAACCTTTACCAGGGACGGCCGCTACCTGGCGCTGGCCGAGAGACGGGACTGCAAAGACTACGTGAGCATCTTGGTCTGCAGCGACTGGCAGCTTCTGCGG CACTTTGACACGGACACGCAGGACCTGGCCGGGATCGAGTGGGCCCCCAACGGCTGCGTGCTGGCCGCCTGGGACTCCTGCCTGGAG TACAAGATCCTGCTCTACTCCCTGGACGGCCGGCTGCTGTCTGCGTTCTGTGCTTACGAGTGGTCCCTGGGCATCAAGTCCGTGGCCTGGAGCCCCAGCAGTCAGTTCCTGGCAGTCGGGAGCTACGACGGAAAG gtgcggattcttaaccacgtgACGTGGAAAATGATCACAGAATTCGGGCATCCCGCGACCATTAATAATCCCAAAATA GTGGTGTACAAGGAGGCCGAGAAGAGCCCGCCACTGGTGCTGGGCCGCCTGACCTTCCCTCCGCCCAGAGCAGCGGCTGGACCCCTGTCCTCCACGGAGAGCGAAT ACGCTGAAGCCTGCCGCCGACAGAGCCAACCCCAGGATCGGCATTGGGGCGCTGGCCTTCAGTCCCGACAACTGCTTCCTGGCGACGAGGAGTG CGTCCCCACCGCCGTCTGGATCTGGGACATCCAGAAGCTGAGGCTGCTCGCAGTGCTGGAGCAGCTGTCCGCCGTGCGCTGCTTCCAGTGGGACCCGCGGCAGGCCCGGCTGGCCATCTGCACGGGGGCCGGCAAGGTGTACCTGTGGTCGCCGGCGGGCTGCGTGTCGGTGCAGGTACCCGGGGAAG GTGACTTCCAGGTGCTCTCCGTGTGCTGGCACCTGAGCGGGGACTCCCTGGCCCTCCTCAGCAAGGACCACTTctgcctgtgcttcctggagACGGAGCAGGGGGTCGGCACAGCCTTCGGGCAGAGGGGTGACCACACGTAG
- the WRAP73 gene encoding WD repeat-containing protein WRAP73 isoform X1, with protein sequence MNFSEVFKLSSLLCKFSPDGKYLASCVQYRLVVRDANTLQICQLYTCLDQIQHIEWSADSLFILCALYKRGLVQVWSLEQPEWHCKIDEGSAGLVASCWSPDGRHILNTTEFHLRITVWSLCTKSVSYIKYPKACQQGITFTRDGRYLALAERRDCKDYVSILVCSDWQLLRHFDTDTQDLAGIEWAPNGCVLAAWDSCLEYKILLYSLDGRLLSAFCAYEWSLGIKSVAWSPSSQFLAVGSYDGKVRILNHVTWKMITEFGHPATINNPKIVVYKEAEKSPPLVLGRLTFPPPRAAAGPLSSTESEYEVASVPVSLQTLKPAADRANPRIGIGALAFSPDNCFLATRSDSVPTAVWIWDIQKLRLLAVLEQLSAVRCFQWDPRQARLAICTGAGKVYLWSPAGCVSVQVPGEGDFQVLSVCWHLSGDSLALLSKDHFCLCFLETEQGVGTAFGQRGDHT encoded by the exons ATGAACTTCTCCGAGGTGTTCAAGCTCTCCAGCCTGCTCTGCAAGTTCTCCCCGGACGGCAAGTATCTG gCTTCCTGCGTCCAGTACCGGTTAGTGGTCCGGGATGCCAACACCCTCCAGATCTGCCAGCTGTACACGTGCCTGGACCAGATCCAGCACATCGAGTGGTCGGCCGACTCGCTCTTCATCCTGTGTGCCCTCTACAAGCGGGGGCTGGTGCAG GTGTGGTCTTTGGAGCAGCCAGAGTGGCACTGCAAAATAGACGAGGGCTCGGCAGGGCTGGTGGCTTCCTGCTGGAGCCCCGATGGGCGCCACATCCTCAACACGACGGAATTCCAC CTGCGGATAACTGTCTGGTCCTTGTGCACAAAGTCCGTGTCCTACATCAAGTACCCTAAGGCTTGTCAGCAGG GAATAACCTTTACCAGGGACGGCCGCTACCTGGCGCTGGCCGAGAGACGGGACTGCAAAGACTACGTGAGCATCTTGGTCTGCAGCGACTGGCAGCTTCTGCGG CACTTTGACACGGACACGCAGGACCTGGCCGGGATCGAGTGGGCCCCCAACGGCTGCGTGCTGGCCGCCTGGGACTCCTGCCTGGAG TACAAGATCCTGCTCTACTCCCTGGACGGCCGGCTGCTGTCTGCGTTCTGTGCTTACGAGTGGTCCCTGGGCATCAAGTCCGTGGCCTGGAGCCCCAGCAGTCAGTTCCTGGCAGTCGGGAGCTACGACGGAAAG gtgcggattcttaaccacgtgACGTGGAAAATGATCACAGAATTCGGGCATCCCGCGACCATTAATAATCCCAAAATA GTGGTGTACAAGGAGGCCGAGAAGAGCCCGCCACTGGTGCTGGGCCGCCTGACCTTCCCTCCGCCCAGAGCAGCGGCTGGACCCCTGTCCTCCACGGAGAGCGAAT ACGAGGTTGCCTCGGTGCCGGTCTCCTTACAGACGCTGAAGCCTGCCGCCGACAGAGCCAACCCCAGGATCGGCATTGGGGCGCTGGCCTTCAGTCCCGACAACTGCTTCCTGGCGACGAGGAGTG ACAGCGTCCCCACCGCCGTCTGGATCTGGGACATCCAGAAGCTGAGGCTGCTCGCAGTGCTGGAGCAGCTGTCCGCCGTGCGCTGCTTCCAGTGGGACCCGCGGCAGGCCCGGCTGGCCATCTGCACGGGGGCCGGCAAGGTGTACCTGTGGTCGCCGGCGGGCTGCGTGTCGGTGCAGGTACCCGGGGAAG GTGACTTCCAGGTGCTCTCCGTGTGCTGGCACCTGAGCGGGGACTCCCTGGCCCTCCTCAGCAAGGACCACTTctgcctgtgcttcctggagACGGAGCAGGGGGTCGGCACAGCCTTCGGGCAGAGGGGTGACCACACGTAG
- the WRAP73 gene encoding WD repeat-containing protein WRAP73 isoform X2 — protein MSIYEASLHLQNFKRASCVQYRLVVRDANTLQICQLYTCLDQIQHIEWSADSLFILCALYKRGLVQVWSLEQPEWHCKIDEGSAGLVASCWSPDGRHILNTTEFHLRITVWSLCTKSVSYIKYPKACQQGITFTRDGRYLALAERRDCKDYVSILVCSDWQLLRHFDTDTQDLAGIEWAPNGCVLAAWDSCLEYKILLYSLDGRLLSAFCAYEWSLGIKSVAWSPSSQFLAVGSYDGKVRILNHVTWKMITEFGHPATINNPKIVVYKEAEKSPPLVLGRLTFPPPRAAAGPLSSTESEYEVASVPVSLQTLKPAADRANPRIGIGALAFSPDNCFLATRSDSVPTAVWIWDIQKLRLLAVLEQLSAVRCFQWDPRQARLAICTGAGKVYLWSPAGCVSVQVPGEGDFQVLSVCWHLSGDSLALLSKDHFCLCFLETEQGVGTAFGQRGDHT, from the exons ATGAGCATTTATGAAGCGTCCTTACACCTGCAGAATTTCAAACGT gCTTCCTGCGTCCAGTACCGGTTAGTGGTCCGGGATGCCAACACCCTCCAGATCTGCCAGCTGTACACGTGCCTGGACCAGATCCAGCACATCGAGTGGTCGGCCGACTCGCTCTTCATCCTGTGTGCCCTCTACAAGCGGGGGCTGGTGCAG GTGTGGTCTTTGGAGCAGCCAGAGTGGCACTGCAAAATAGACGAGGGCTCGGCAGGGCTGGTGGCTTCCTGCTGGAGCCCCGATGGGCGCCACATCCTCAACACGACGGAATTCCAC CTGCGGATAACTGTCTGGTCCTTGTGCACAAAGTCCGTGTCCTACATCAAGTACCCTAAGGCTTGTCAGCAGG GAATAACCTTTACCAGGGACGGCCGCTACCTGGCGCTGGCCGAGAGACGGGACTGCAAAGACTACGTGAGCATCTTGGTCTGCAGCGACTGGCAGCTTCTGCGG CACTTTGACACGGACACGCAGGACCTGGCCGGGATCGAGTGGGCCCCCAACGGCTGCGTGCTGGCCGCCTGGGACTCCTGCCTGGAG TACAAGATCCTGCTCTACTCCCTGGACGGCCGGCTGCTGTCTGCGTTCTGTGCTTACGAGTGGTCCCTGGGCATCAAGTCCGTGGCCTGGAGCCCCAGCAGTCAGTTCCTGGCAGTCGGGAGCTACGACGGAAAG gtgcggattcttaaccacgtgACGTGGAAAATGATCACAGAATTCGGGCATCCCGCGACCATTAATAATCCCAAAATA GTGGTGTACAAGGAGGCCGAGAAGAGCCCGCCACTGGTGCTGGGCCGCCTGACCTTCCCTCCGCCCAGAGCAGCGGCTGGACCCCTGTCCTCCACGGAGAGCGAAT ACGAGGTTGCCTCGGTGCCGGTCTCCTTACAGACGCTGAAGCCTGCCGCCGACAGAGCCAACCCCAGGATCGGCATTGGGGCGCTGGCCTTCAGTCCCGACAACTGCTTCCTGGCGACGAGGAGTG ACAGCGTCCCCACCGCCGTCTGGATCTGGGACATCCAGAAGCTGAGGCTGCTCGCAGTGCTGGAGCAGCTGTCCGCCGTGCGCTGCTTCCAGTGGGACCCGCGGCAGGCCCGGCTGGCCATCTGCACGGGGGCCGGCAAGGTGTACCTGTGGTCGCCGGCGGGCTGCGTGTCGGTGCAGGTACCCGGGGAAG GTGACTTCCAGGTGCTCTCCGTGTGCTGGCACCTGAGCGGGGACTCCCTGGCCCTCCTCAGCAAGGACCACTTctgcctgtgcttcctggagACGGAGCAGGGGGTCGGCACAGCCTTCGGGCAGAGGGGTGACCACACGTAG